In one Pseudarthrobacter oxydans genomic region, the following are encoded:
- a CDS encoding circularly permuted type 2 ATP-grasp protein: MSDLFQDYSVAAGRSGAYDEMFAPGQQARDSYGQVADALRKLSLADVSARADSMARTFLDRGVTFDFAGEERPFPLDIVPRVIPAGEWDVLERGVAQRVRALEAFLNDVYDKMTVVADGVIPRQLVTTSAHFHRQVHGFEPAGGVRVHISGIDVVRDAAGTFRVLEDNVRVPSGVSYVLENRRAMAKGLPEAFGQQLIRPVEEYPRRLLSALRKTAPSGVDDPTVVVLTPGVFNSAYFEHTLLAGLMGVELVEGRDLICRGNRVYMRTTAGEQRVDVIYKRIDDDFLDPLQFRADSMLGCPGLVNAARAGGVTIANAVGNGVADDKLVYSYVPDLIRYYLSEEPIIANVDTYRLEEKESREYTLDNLAELVVKPVDGSGGKGLVIGPDASKDELDALRQRIIADPRGWIAQPVLQLSTVPTLSGDKFGPRHVDLRPFAVNDGENVWVLPGGLTRVALKEGSLIVNSSQGGGSKDTWVLADSPQVPVETVPRPSISVRERVSVWPVESNWRDRQSEQQQ; encoded by the coding sequence ATGTCAGACCTATTCCAGGATTACTCCGTGGCCGCCGGCCGGTCCGGAGCCTATGACGAGATGTTCGCCCCCGGGCAACAGGCCCGTGACTCGTACGGGCAGGTGGCGGACGCCCTTCGCAAGCTCTCCCTGGCCGATGTCAGTGCGCGCGCCGACTCAATGGCGCGCACGTTCCTGGACCGCGGCGTGACGTTCGATTTCGCGGGGGAGGAGCGCCCGTTCCCGCTGGACATCGTTCCCCGCGTCATTCCGGCCGGCGAGTGGGATGTACTGGAGCGCGGGGTAGCCCAGCGGGTACGCGCCCTCGAGGCGTTCCTCAACGACGTGTACGACAAGATGACCGTGGTGGCAGACGGCGTGATCCCGCGGCAGCTGGTCACCACCAGCGCGCACTTCCACCGGCAGGTCCATGGCTTCGAACCGGCCGGCGGCGTCCGGGTCCACATCTCCGGCATCGACGTTGTCCGTGATGCCGCCGGAACGTTCCGCGTGCTGGAGGACAACGTCCGCGTTCCCTCCGGCGTGAGCTACGTCCTGGAGAACCGCCGGGCCATGGCCAAGGGCCTGCCGGAGGCTTTCGGCCAGCAGCTCATCCGGCCGGTCGAGGAGTACCCGCGGCGCCTGCTCTCTGCCCTGCGGAAGACCGCGCCGTCCGGCGTGGACGATCCCACCGTCGTCGTCCTGACCCCCGGCGTGTTCAACAGCGCCTACTTCGAGCACACCCTGCTGGCCGGACTGATGGGCGTTGAGCTGGTGGAGGGCCGCGACCTCATCTGCCGCGGCAACCGCGTATACATGCGCACCACGGCGGGCGAGCAGCGCGTGGATGTCATCTACAAGCGGATCGACGACGATTTCCTTGACCCCCTGCAGTTCCGCGCCGACTCCATGCTCGGCTGCCCCGGGCTGGTCAACGCGGCCAGGGCCGGCGGGGTCACCATTGCCAACGCCGTGGGCAACGGCGTCGCGGACGACAAACTGGTCTACAGTTACGTCCCTGACCTCATCCGCTACTACCTCAGCGAGGAACCCATCATCGCCAACGTGGACACATACCGCCTGGAGGAGAAGGAATCCCGCGAGTACACCCTGGACAACCTGGCCGAACTGGTGGTCAAGCCCGTGGACGGTTCCGGCGGCAAGGGCCTGGTTATCGGGCCGGATGCCTCCAAGGACGAACTGGACGCCCTCCGCCAGCGGATCATCGCTGACCCCCGCGGCTGGATCGCCCAGCCGGTGCTGCAGCTCTCCACGGTCCCGACGCTGAGCGGGGACAAGTTCGGCCCCCGCCACGTGGACCTGCGCCCCTTCGCGGTGAACGACGGCGAGAACGTCTGGGTGCTCCCGGGCGGCCTGACCCGCGTGGCACTCAAGGAGGGCTCGCTGATCGTGAACTCCAGCCAGGGCGGCGGATCCAAGGACACCTGGGTCCTGGCCGATTCCCCCCAGGTGCCGGTGGAAACCGTGCCGCGGCCGTCCATCTCCGTCCGGGAGCGCGTTTCCGTGTGGCCGGTGGAGAGCAACTGGCGGGACCGCCAGTCGGAGCAGCAGCAGTGA
- a CDS encoding alpha-E domain-containing protein: MLSRIAESLFWIGRYVERADGTARILDVHLERLNHLPMEERKSVAQELLAVMGARPQSDDFGLPELLHALAYDKTSATSIAGSLGAARENARRARETVSSGLWESLNTTYYGLSQHRKDVVGTYRFCNWTLERTAMVSGLADTTVSHDESWLFLVLGRSLERADMTARMLSTRDVLSAGMSWVNMLRCAGAYESFLRTRRAAFGDQHAAEFLLLDRLFPRSIVYALRDADECLAKLDPSAQRVGFINDARRIVGQARTFLEFHRTDDLMSELPEHMERVQKAVSQASDAISRKYFNQADELAWVGEVS; encoded by the coding sequence ATGCTTAGCCGTATTGCCGAGTCCCTTTTCTGGATCGGCCGCTATGTGGAGCGGGCGGACGGCACCGCCCGGATCCTTGACGTCCACCTGGAGCGCCTGAACCACCTCCCCATGGAGGAACGCAAGAGCGTGGCGCAGGAGCTTCTGGCGGTCATGGGAGCCAGGCCGCAGAGCGATGATTTCGGGCTGCCCGAACTGCTCCACGCACTTGCCTATGACAAAACCAGCGCCACCTCCATTGCCGGTTCCCTCGGGGCGGCGCGGGAGAACGCCCGGCGCGCCCGGGAGACTGTCTCCTCCGGTCTCTGGGAGAGCCTGAACACCACGTATTACGGGCTGAGCCAGCACCGAAAGGACGTTGTGGGCACGTACCGGTTCTGCAACTGGACCCTTGAACGGACGGCCATGGTCAGCGGCCTGGCGGACACCACCGTCAGCCACGACGAAAGCTGGCTCTTCCTGGTGCTGGGCCGCTCCCTGGAACGGGCGGACATGACGGCCCGCATGCTCTCCACCCGGGACGTGCTGTCCGCCGGCATGTCATGGGTCAACATGCTCCGGTGCGCCGGGGCGTACGAGTCCTTCCTGCGTACGCGGCGTGCCGCCTTTGGAGACCAGCACGCTGCCGAGTTCCTGCTGCTGGACCGCCTCTTCCCGCGGTCCATCGTCTATGCCCTGCGGGATGCCGATGAATGCCTTGCAAAACTTGATCCTTCCGCCCAGCGGGTGGGTTTCATCAATGATGCGCGGCGGATTGTGGGGCAGGCGCGGACGTTCCTCGAGTTCCACCGGACGGACGATCTCATGTCCGAGTTGCCCGAACACATGGAGCGGGTGCAGAAAGCCGTCTCACAGGCCTCGGACGCCATTTCCCGTAAGTACTTCAATCAGGCGGATGAACTGGCCTGGGTGGGAGAAGTTTCATGA
- a CDS encoding transglutaminase family protein: MTRLSIVHKTAYKYNKRVTLSYNEARMTPLTDSQQVVLESVVKVSPSQAAVSTYRDYWGTRVTAFDMQMPHDHLEVVSNITVEVHRAEKIPSESDIAGWDVLASPETLNTFSDWLPQSRLSGPGDEVLGIIPGVVAGKNPHEAAMAVFEWMRGEMTYMSGSTAVTTNAEEAWGQRQGVCQDLAHLAIGALRSCGIPARYVSGYLHPRSSAGIGETVAGQSHAWLEWWDGDWRSWDPTNHKPAGDFHVTVARGRDYRDVPPLKGILSGGGGSALSVSVEITQLA, from the coding sequence ATGACCCGGCTGAGCATCGTCCACAAGACGGCCTACAAGTACAACAAGAGGGTCACGCTGTCCTACAACGAGGCCCGCATGACGCCGCTGACGGATTCCCAGCAGGTGGTGCTGGAGTCCGTGGTCAAGGTTTCGCCGTCGCAGGCTGCCGTGAGCACCTACCGGGACTACTGGGGCACCCGGGTTACTGCCTTCGACATGCAGATGCCGCACGATCACCTTGAAGTTGTTTCCAACATCACGGTGGAGGTCCACCGGGCCGAGAAGATCCCGTCGGAGTCGGACATTGCCGGCTGGGACGTCCTGGCCTCGCCCGAGACGCTCAACACCTTCAGCGACTGGCTTCCGCAGTCCAGGCTGAGCGGCCCGGGAGACGAAGTCCTGGGCATCATCCCGGGAGTCGTGGCCGGGAAGAACCCGCACGAGGCCGCCATGGCAGTGTTCGAGTGGATGCGCGGCGAAATGACCTACATGTCCGGTTCCACCGCGGTCACCACCAACGCGGAAGAGGCCTGGGGGCAGCGCCAGGGCGTGTGCCAGGACCTTGCCCACCTGGCCATCGGTGCGCTGCGCAGCTGCGGCATCCCGGCGCGTTACGTCTCCGGTTACCTGCACCCCCGTTCCAGCGCCGGAATCGGCGAAACCGTGGCCGGCCAATCCCATGCATGGCTGGAGTGGTGGGACGGCGACTGGCGCAGCTGGGACCCCACCAACCACAAGCCGGCCGGCGACTTCCACGTGACGGTGGCCCGGGGCAGGGACTACCGCGACGTGCCGCCGCTGAAGGGCATTCTTTCCGGCGGGGGCGGTTCAGCCCTGAGCGTCAGCGTGGAAATCACCCAGCTCGCCTGA
- a CDS encoding pyridoxamine 5'-phosphate oxidase family protein, which yields MSAEPVSEVQNLEHHECWAVLRTVSVGRLAVLVAGRPDIFPINYTVDRGTLVFRTSEGTKLSGASEDAPVALEADGVDPNTGLAWSVVVKGTAAVVTGTEQVLETTQLFLFPWQAGKKDIFVRITPDSITGRRFKVTEPMTWWTQLSGAVRTAQE from the coding sequence ATGAGTGCCGAACCCGTATCTGAAGTGCAGAATCTTGAACACCATGAGTGCTGGGCCGTGCTCCGCACCGTGTCCGTCGGCCGGCTGGCGGTGCTGGTGGCGGGACGCCCGGACATCTTCCCCATCAATTACACGGTTGACCGGGGCACCCTGGTGTTCCGCACCAGCGAGGGCACCAAGCTTTCCGGCGCTTCGGAGGACGCCCCGGTGGCGCTGGAGGCGGACGGGGTGGACCCCAATACGGGACTGGCCTGGAGCGTGGTGGTGAAGGGCACTGCCGCCGTCGTCACCGGCACGGAGCAGGTCCTGGAAACCACCCAGCTCTTCCTCTTTCCCTGGCAGGCAGGGAAAAAGGACATCTTCGTCCGGATCACGCCGGACTCCATCACCGGCCGCCGCTTCAAGGTGACGGAACCCATGACCTGGTGGACCCAGCTCAGCGGCGCTGTGAGGACCGCGCAGGAGTAA
- a CDS encoding SDR family NAD(P)-dependent oxidoreductase — MSSPDLTPEEIQACLKVLNTIHAYDEEHPDYVSVRRATGKMFKAVKRHRRVTKRDLISEADRAVIARTATAAPDRIDDETRGNKLATSATGKVAGHLIRSRPCYICKRHYTQVDAFYHQLCPECAAFSHSKRDARTDLTGRRALLTGGRAKIGMYIALRLLRDGAHTTITTRFPKDAARRFAAMEDSGEWLHRLRIVGIDLRDPAQVMALTDSLNEAGPLDIIINNAAQTVRRSGNAYKPLVDAEDEPLPAALEQANGGPELVTFGHAHDKHPLALASSVTEHPVLAGDAITSLALSTGSASLERIASGTAIDAGGLVPDLATINSWTQVVDEVDPLEMLEVQLCNVTAPFLLVSRLRGAMKRSTARRKYIVNVSAMEGQFSRAYKGPGHPHTNMAKAALNMMTRTSAQEMLDSDGILMTAVDTGWITDERPHYTKVRLMEEGFHAPLDLVDGAARVYDPIVMGENGEDQYGVFLKDYKPSPW, encoded by the coding sequence CCTCAAGGTCCTGAATACCATCCATGCCTATGACGAGGAGCACCCGGACTATGTTTCGGTGCGGCGCGCCACGGGGAAAATGTTCAAGGCCGTCAAGCGGCACCGCAGGGTCACAAAGCGCGACCTGATCTCCGAGGCGGACCGGGCAGTCATTGCCCGGACGGCAACCGCCGCGCCGGACCGGATCGACGACGAGACCCGCGGGAACAAGCTGGCCACCTCGGCCACCGGCAAGGTTGCCGGGCACCTGATCCGCTCGCGCCCCTGCTACATCTGCAAACGGCACTACACCCAGGTTGACGCCTTCTACCACCAGCTGTGCCCGGAGTGCGCTGCCTTCAGCCACAGCAAGCGGGACGCCCGGACCGACCTGACCGGCCGCCGCGCCCTGCTGACCGGGGGGCGGGCCAAAATCGGGATGTACATCGCGCTTCGACTGCTCCGCGACGGTGCCCACACCACCATCACCACCCGCTTCCCCAAGGACGCCGCCCGCAGGTTCGCCGCCATGGAGGACAGCGGCGAATGGCTGCACCGGCTCCGGATCGTGGGCATCGACCTCCGCGACCCCGCCCAGGTCATGGCCCTCACGGACTCGCTCAATGAGGCAGGCCCGCTGGACATCATCATCAACAACGCGGCGCAGACGGTCCGCCGTTCCGGCAATGCCTACAAGCCGTTGGTGGACGCCGAGGATGAACCGCTTCCGGCCGCGCTGGAGCAGGCCAACGGCGGTCCGGAACTGGTGACGTTCGGCCACGCCCATGACAAGCACCCCTTGGCGCTTGCCAGCAGCGTGACAGAACACCCGGTCCTGGCCGGGGACGCCATCACGTCGCTGGCGCTGTCCACCGGATCGGCCTCGCTGGAGCGCATTGCGTCAGGAACGGCCATCGACGCGGGCGGGCTGGTACCGGACCTGGCCACCATCAACAGCTGGACCCAGGTGGTGGACGAGGTGGATCCGCTCGAGATGCTCGAGGTGCAGCTCTGCAACGTAACCGCGCCCTTCCTGCTGGTGAGCCGGCTGCGGGGAGCCATGAAGCGATCCACCGCCCGCCGGAAATACATCGTCAACGTCTCGGCGATGGAAGGCCAGTTCTCCCGCGCCTACAAGGGTCCGGGCCACCCGCACACCAACATGGCCAAGGCGGCGCTCAACATGATGACTCGCACCAGCGCCCAGGAGATGCTGGACAGTGACGGCATCCTGATGACCGCCGTGGACACCGGCTGGATTACCGACGAGCGTCCCCACTACACCAAGGTCAGGCTCATGGAGGAAGGCTTCCACGCGCCCCTGGACCTCGTTGATGGTGCCGCCCGCGTCTACGATCCCATCGTTATGGGGGAGAACGGCGAGGACCAGTACGGCGTGTTCCTCAAGGACTACAAACCCAGCCCTTGGTGA